The proteins below are encoded in one region of Micromonospora sp. DSM 45708:
- a CDS encoding glycosyltransferase, which yields MGRRYRVLLVSSSGGVLLDLLALRPWWERHDPVWVAVRAPDTEVALVGQRVHWQPELSTRSRLRVLPATWRALRLLRRERPDVVVSAGTGVAVGVFLAARLLRVPSLWLETFNMTGPAGAAARLCSRLAAAVLVQRPALLASRPRAVLIGELY from the coding sequence ATGGGACGGCGGTACCGGGTGCTCCTCGTCTCCAGCAGCGGCGGCGTCCTGCTGGATCTGCTCGCGCTCCGCCCCTGGTGGGAACGGCACGATCCGGTCTGGGTGGCGGTCCGGGCCCCCGACACCGAGGTGGCGTTGGTCGGGCAGCGGGTGCACTGGCAGCCCGAGTTGTCGACCCGCAGCCGGCTGCGGGTGCTGCCGGCGACCTGGCGGGCGCTGCGGCTGCTGCGCCGTGAGCGACCCGACGTGGTGGTGTCGGCCGGCACCGGGGTGGCCGTCGGCGTGTTCCTCGCCGCCCGCCTGCTCCGGGTGCCGTCGCTGTGGCTGGAGACGTTCAACATGACCGGGCCCGCCGGGGCCGCCGCCCGGCTCTGCTCCCGGCTCGCCGCCGCGGTGCTGGTGCAGCGACCCGCCCTGCTGGCGTCCCGCCCCCGCGCGGTGCTCATCGGGGAGCTCTACTGA
- a CDS encoding NUDIX hydrolase gives MTRTPPGWLDPLLGRLGSARAEDFTRLTTPETGGRESAVLVLLGEEPGAGPDMLVLQRAATLRNHAGQPAFPGGAADPEDADARATALREANEEVGLDPGSVTVLAELPRLWIPVSDFVVTPVLAWWHDPHPVHPREPAEVAHVARLPVAELVDPDNRMRVRHPSGWIGPAFSVRGMLVWGFTAGVIDTLLELGGWARPWPSSRVWELPPVGAAPAPSAGTDAADESPVR, from the coding sequence GTGACCCGGACGCCGCCCGGCTGGCTCGACCCGCTGCTGGGTCGGCTCGGCAGCGCCCGGGCCGAGGACTTCACCCGGCTCACCACGCCGGAGACCGGCGGCCGGGAGAGCGCCGTGCTGGTGCTGCTCGGCGAGGAGCCCGGTGCCGGGCCGGACATGCTCGTCCTCCAGCGCGCCGCGACGCTGCGCAACCACGCCGGGCAACCGGCCTTCCCCGGCGGCGCGGCCGACCCGGAGGACGCCGACGCCCGCGCCACCGCGCTGCGCGAGGCGAACGAGGAGGTCGGCCTCGACCCGGGCAGCGTCACCGTGCTGGCCGAACTGCCCCGGCTGTGGATCCCGGTCAGCGACTTCGTGGTGACCCCGGTGCTCGCCTGGTGGCACGACCCGCACCCGGTCCACCCACGCGAGCCGGCCGAGGTCGCGCACGTCGCCCGGCTGCCGGTCGCCGAGCTTGTCGACCCGGACAACCGCATGCGGGTACGCCATCCCAGCGGCTGGATCGGCCCCGCGTTCTCCGTCCGCGGCATGCTGGTCTGGGGCTTCACCGCCGGCGTGATCGACACGCTGTTGGAACTGGGCGGCTGGGCCCGGCCCTGGCCGAGCTCGCGGGTGTGGGAGCTGCCGCCGGTCGGTGCCGCCCCCGCCCCCTCGGCCGGCACCGACGCCGCCGACGAGAGTCCGGTGCGCTGA
- a CDS encoding radical SAM protein — MSVTDTARLAWFFGRLAVKERVAPRLHVRPLVAELFLTDNCNLRCTSCGCWTTNTRGELSTEEWRDVLRQLVAMRIHKVNFTGGEPLIRPDALALMAYAHEVGVRHLHLNTNGIRLTPPVLAEVLAAGVRSFNVSVDGPTALVHDRIRGRLGAFETTTRHLRHLIAERDRLGLKVRMNFTVMRDNVDSLPGIAALAQELGVTLYLNLVTDRTFLFRTDAVTGQTDVAGDRLDAALAGLEAMARADRRWLPRYSELRYLRGHFDDLVQRDLPCAESQLKLMVHSRGEIGGCWAHDPTASVRQRPIAEIVDAPEYRAEHARLFRKECVGCGSNYSLNLRWRPGTYLADRQWRRGRRSLV; from the coding sequence GTGAGCGTCACCGACACCGCACGGCTGGCCTGGTTCTTCGGTCGGCTCGCCGTGAAGGAGCGGGTCGCGCCCCGGCTGCACGTCCGGCCACTGGTCGCCGAGCTGTTCCTCACCGACAACTGCAACCTGCGCTGCACGAGCTGCGGCTGCTGGACCACCAACACCAGGGGTGAGCTGTCCACCGAGGAGTGGCGGGACGTCCTGCGTCAGCTCGTCGCGATGCGCATCCACAAGGTGAACTTCACCGGCGGTGAGCCGTTGATCCGGCCGGACGCGCTGGCCCTGATGGCGTACGCGCACGAGGTGGGCGTACGCCACCTGCACCTGAACACCAACGGCATCCGGCTCACCCCGCCCGTCCTGGCGGAGGTGCTCGCCGCGGGCGTACGCAGCTTCAACGTCTCGGTCGACGGCCCGACGGCGCTGGTGCACGACCGGATCCGGGGCCGGCTCGGCGCGTTCGAGACGACCACCCGGCACCTGCGGCACCTGATCGCGGAGCGCGACCGGCTCGGCCTGAAGGTGCGGATGAACTTCACCGTCATGCGGGACAACGTGGACAGTCTGCCCGGCATCGCGGCGCTGGCCCAGGAGCTGGGCGTGACGCTCTATCTCAACCTGGTCACCGACCGGACGTTCCTGTTCCGCACCGACGCGGTCACCGGGCAGACCGACGTGGCCGGCGACCGGCTCGACGCGGCGCTGGCCGGGTTGGAGGCGATGGCCCGGGCCGACCGCCGGTGGTTGCCGCGCTACTCGGAGCTGCGTTACCTGCGCGGGCACTTCGACGATCTGGTGCAACGCGACCTGCCCTGCGCCGAGTCGCAGCTCAAGCTGATGGTGCACTCCCGGGGCGAGATCGGCGGCTGCTGGGCGCACGACCCGACCGCCTCGGTCCGGCAGCGCCCGATCGCCGAGATCGTCGACGCCCCGGAGTACCGCGCCGAGCATGCGCGGCTGTTCCGCAAGGAGTGTGTCGGCTGCGGCAGCAACTACAGCCTCAACCTGCGCTGGCGGCCGGGCACCTACCTGGCCGACCGGCAGTGGCGGCGCGGGCGGCGCAGCCTTGTCTGA
- the nth gene encoding endonuclease III has protein sequence MTTRSPETDLGRTRRARRIGRVLTETHPDAHCELDHGNALELAVATILSAQCTDKKVNEVTPKLFARYRTAADYAGADRVELEELIRPTGFYRNKTSSLINLGRALCERYDGEVPGRLADLVTLPGIGRKTANVILGNAFDVPGITVDTHFQRLVQRWQLTTETDPVKIEHVIGLRYPKRDWTMLSHRIIFHGRRVCHARKPACGACTLAKLCPAYGTGPTEPAAAAKLLKGPRARDLAAAVGLDPDLVPPQATVADVP, from the coding sequence GTGACCACGCGCTCCCCCGAGACCGACCTCGGCCGTACGCGTCGGGCCCGCCGCATCGGGCGGGTGCTGACCGAGACCCACCCCGACGCGCACTGTGAACTCGACCACGGCAACGCGCTGGAGCTGGCGGTCGCCACGATCCTGTCCGCCCAGTGCACCGACAAGAAGGTCAACGAGGTCACGCCGAAGCTGTTCGCCCGCTACCGCACCGCCGCCGACTACGCCGGCGCGGACCGCGTCGAGCTGGAGGAGCTGATCCGGCCCACCGGTTTCTACCGCAACAAGACCAGCTCGCTGATCAACCTGGGCCGCGCGCTCTGCGAACGGTACGACGGCGAGGTGCCCGGCCGACTCGCCGACCTGGTCACCCTGCCGGGGATCGGGCGCAAGACCGCGAACGTGATCCTCGGCAACGCGTTCGACGTTCCGGGCATCACCGTCGACACCCACTTCCAGCGGCTGGTGCAGCGGTGGCAGCTCACCACCGAGACCGATCCGGTGAAGATCGAGCACGTGATCGGCTTGCGCTACCCCAAGCGTGACTGGACCATGCTGTCGCACCGGATCATCTTCCACGGCCGCCGGGTCTGCCACGCCCGCAAGCCGGCCTGCGGCGCGTGCACGCTGGCGAAGCTCTGCCCCGCGTACGGCACCGGGCCGACCGAGCCGGCCGCCGCGGCCAAGCTGCTGAAGGGCCCCCGCGCGCGGGACCTCGCGGCGGCCGTCGGCCTCGACCCCGACCTGGTGCCGCCGCAGGCGACCGTGGCGGACGTGCCGTGA
- a CDS encoding class I SAM-dependent methyltransferase, translating to MRPSQPLYDALAPGYEEHFAVPHRRAYDDLAWERVRALLPPDGPVVDAGCGVGRWARRLLDLGHPVTGVEQASGMVAELRRRPPGPGFTLVEGSMTEVTLPATAGAVLAMGSLQYTADPERAVRHLAGWLRPGGVLAVLVDSLVGLVLELVGAGRDDEAVDRLARRRGVWRADGHAADLHLLDRARLEAAFAAAGLVEVRSAGLLVSAGPLGRAGLVGRLAADRDALLALERRLGDDPVLADAGKQLLVTGRRAPT from the coding sequence ATGCGCCCGAGCCAGCCGCTGTACGACGCGCTGGCGCCCGGCTACGAGGAGCACTTCGCGGTGCCGCACCGGCGCGCGTACGACGATCTGGCGTGGGAGCGGGTGCGCGCGCTGCTGCCGCCGGACGGTCCGGTGGTGGATGCCGGCTGCGGCGTGGGCCGCTGGGCGCGGCGGCTGCTCGACCTGGGTCATCCGGTGACCGGCGTCGAGCAGGCGTCGGGGATGGTCGCCGAGCTGCGTCGCCGCCCGCCCGGTCCCGGTTTCACGCTGGTCGAGGGCTCGATGACGGAGGTGACGCTGCCCGCCACGGCCGGCGCGGTGCTGGCGATGGGCTCGCTGCAATACACCGCCGATCCCGAGCGGGCGGTCCGGCATCTGGCCGGCTGGTTGCGTCCGGGCGGGGTGCTGGCCGTGCTCGTCGACTCGCTGGTGGGCCTGGTGCTGGAGCTGGTCGGCGCCGGCCGGGACGACGAGGCGGTGGACCGGTTGGCCCGGCGCCGGGGCGTCTGGCGGGCCGACGGGCACGCCGCCGACCTGCACCTGCTGGACCGCGCCCGGTTGGAGGCCGCGTTCGCCGCCGCCGGCCTGGTCGAGGTGCGCAGCGCCGGGTTGCTGGTCAGCGCCGGGCCGCTGGGCCGGGCGGGGTTGGTTGGGCGGCTCGCCGCCGACCGGGACGCGCTGCTGGCGCTGGAGCGCCGGCTGGGCGACGACCCGGTCCTCGCCGACGCCGGCAAGCAACTGCTGGTGACCGGCCGCCGCGCTCCGACCTGA
- a CDS encoding aminotransferase class I/II-fold pyridoxal phosphate-dependent enzyme yields the protein MDEFVLVGGAGFLGTATAEALLAAGARVTTVDRHPPAGTSTGAPDWLRVDLLVDDPPELPPGIVVVLLGASQPRPRRPWTLPLDNAISTARLLPRLAGRQVVLTSSVEVYGAAAGPLTEETAPDLPWSVEEIDRWCAAARELARTPCPPWRAAPLARAMADADPTGRWTYAMAKLAQERLVADAVDPDRLTVLRLANAFGAGQHRVATRLVRRARLGLPLPVTADTVRSFLPADALARMLLDGIGPGIWNVGGEPVPLVDLATWIRDLCGSSAPLLTTPRRTPDSSGLVVTDKLTAAGHRVPPLRPRLAELVDAVDADRAPVFRPPLPVVVPPPPAHPELVAARQQAALASGEVKHGNRWTRELTEQLGKELELDDDHRVLVTASGTAALRIMVAATVGPARPGDVAVLPSYTFPATAEILVQLGYALRFVDVDAATWTLDPAAVATAVAGGGVRLVLCVDTFGNPCDYPALRAVCDPAGVALLADSAAALGSLHRGRPVAQQALAHSYSMSFAKVVSAGGAGGALVLPADAAEAVLASPAGWTRSELMNELHAVVAVDQLAELDTLVRRRAEVAEVYAAAARTLPVEFQQVRPGDRHCWVHWVARIADRARVADALAALGVQTKPYFAAIHSGPLGDGERLPVTDRLDAEALALPMSSELTVEQAERVVAALRRCLG from the coding sequence ATGGATGAATTCGTGCTGGTCGGCGGCGCCGGGTTCCTGGGCACCGCGACCGCCGAGGCACTGCTGGCCGCCGGCGCGCGGGTCACCACCGTGGACCGGCACCCGCCGGCCGGGACGAGCACCGGCGCTCCGGACTGGCTCCGCGTCGACCTGCTCGTCGACGACCCGCCCGAGCTGCCGCCCGGCATCGTGGTGGTGCTGCTCGGCGCGAGTCAGCCGCGCCCCCGCCGGCCCTGGACGCTGCCGCTCGACAACGCGATCAGCACCGCCCGGCTGCTGCCCCGGCTGGCCGGACGGCAGGTGGTGCTCACCTCCTCCGTCGAGGTCTACGGCGCCGCGGCCGGTCCGCTGACCGAGGAGACCGCGCCCGACCTGCCGTGGTCCGTCGAGGAGATCGACCGCTGGTGCGCCGCCGCCCGCGAACTGGCCCGGACGCCCTGCCCGCCCTGGCGGGCCGCCCCGCTGGCCCGGGCCATGGCCGACGCCGACCCGACCGGCCGGTGGACGTACGCGATGGCGAAGCTCGCCCAGGAACGGCTCGTCGCCGACGCGGTCGACCCCGACCGGCTGACCGTGCTCCGGCTCGCGAACGCGTTCGGCGCGGGACAGCACCGGGTCGCCACCCGGCTGGTCCGCCGGGCCCGCCTGGGACTGCCGCTGCCGGTCACCGCGGACACCGTACGCAGCTTCCTGCCCGCCGACGCCCTCGCCCGGATGCTGCTCGACGGGATCGGCCCCGGCATCTGGAACGTCGGCGGGGAGCCGGTGCCTCTTGTCGACCTCGCCACCTGGATCCGTGACCTGTGCGGCTCGTCCGCGCCGCTGCTGACCACGCCCCGCCGCACGCCGGACAGCTCCGGCCTGGTGGTCACCGACAAGCTCACCGCCGCCGGCCACCGCGTGCCCCCGCTCCGCCCGCGCCTGGCGGAACTGGTCGACGCGGTGGACGCCGACCGGGCACCCGTGTTCCGGCCGCCGCTGCCGGTCGTCGTGCCGCCGCCGCCGGCCCACCCCGAGCTGGTGGCCGCCCGCCAGCAGGCGGCGCTCGCCAGCGGCGAGGTCAAGCACGGCAACCGGTGGACGCGGGAGCTGACCGAACAACTCGGCAAGGAGCTGGAACTCGACGACGACCACCGGGTGCTGGTCACCGCGTCCGGCACCGCCGCACTGCGGATCATGGTGGCCGCCACCGTCGGCCCGGCCCGCCCCGGCGACGTGGCGGTGCTGCCGTCGTACACGTTCCCCGCGACCGCGGAGATCCTGGTCCAGCTCGGGTACGCGCTGCGCTTCGTTGACGTGGACGCCGCGACGTGGACGCTGGACCCGGCGGCCGTCGCCACCGCCGTCGCGGGGGGCGGCGTACGCCTGGTGCTCTGCGTGGACACCTTCGGCAATCCGTGCGACTACCCGGCCCTGCGGGCGGTCTGCGACCCCGCCGGGGTGGCGCTGCTGGCCGACTCCGCCGCCGCCCTCGGCAGCCTGCACCGGGGCCGCCCGGTGGCACAGCAGGCGCTGGCCCACTCGTACTCGATGAGTTTCGCCAAGGTGGTCTCGGCCGGCGGGGCCGGCGGCGCCCTCGTGCTGCCCGCCGACGCCGCCGAGGCGGTGCTCGCCTCGCCGGCCGGCTGGACCCGCTCCGAGCTGATGAACGAGCTGCACGCCGTCGTCGCGGTCGACCAGCTCGCGGAGCTGGACACCCTGGTCCGCCGCCGGGCCGAGGTGGCCGAGGTGTACGCCGCCGCCGCCCGCACCCTCCCGGTGGAGTTCCAGCAGGTCCGCCCCGGGGACCGGCACTGCTGGGTGCACTGGGTGGCCCGGATCGCCGACCGGGCGCGGGTGGCGGACGCGCTGGCCGCGCTCGGCGTGCAGACCAAGCCCTACTTCGCGGCGATCCACAGTGGCCCGCTCGGCGACGGCGAACGGCTGCCGGTGACCGACCGGCTGGACGCCGAGGCGCTCGCCCTGCCCATGTCGTCGGAACTCACCGTGGAGCAGGCGGAACGGGTGGTCGCCGCGCTGCGCCGCTGCCTCGGCTGA
- a CDS encoding adenosylcobinamide amidohydrolase, which produces MLCEPILTSRSEAGWDIPLLVWRAEAPLLAVGSAPLGGGIGVRRWVVNATVPMTYDRDDPAAHLTELARDLDLSGPGVGLLTGVDVTEVVHRSDGGVRVWATVGLGTPVWAAAPAAPAVPAPAHPVGTVNIVVHVPVRLGDAALVNAVATATEAKAQAIWELGLAATGTATDAVTVLCPADGDPAPYGGPRSTWGARLARAVHAAVGDGGAGTVVPWSDRRAG; this is translated from the coding sequence GTGCTGTGCGAGCCGATCCTGACCAGCCGGTCCGAAGCCGGGTGGGACATCCCGCTGCTGGTGTGGCGGGCCGAGGCGCCGCTGCTGGCGGTCGGTTCCGCCCCGCTGGGCGGGGGGATCGGCGTCCGCCGGTGGGTGGTCAACGCGACCGTGCCGATGACGTACGACCGGGACGACCCGGCCGCCCACCTGACCGAGCTGGCCCGCGACCTGGACCTGAGCGGGCCCGGGGTCGGGCTGCTCACCGGCGTGGACGTGACCGAGGTGGTGCACCGGAGCGACGGCGGCGTGCGGGTCTGGGCGACGGTCGGCCTGGGCACCCCGGTCTGGGCCGCCGCGCCCGCCGCGCCGGCGGTGCCCGCGCCGGCCCACCCGGTCGGCACCGTCAACATCGTGGTGCACGTGCCGGTCCGGCTCGGGGACGCCGCCCTGGTCAACGCGGTGGCCACCGCCACCGAGGCGAAGGCGCAGGCGATCTGGGAGCTGGGGCTGGCGGCCACCGGCACCGCCACCGACGCGGTCACCGTGCTCTGCCCGGCCGACGGCGACCCGGCCCCGTACGGCGGCCCGCGCTCGACCTGGGGCGCCCGGCTGGCCCGGGCCGTGCACGCCGCCGTGGGCGACGGCGGCGCCGGCACGGTCGTGCCCTGGTCCGACCGGCGGGCGGGCTGA
- a CDS encoding metallophosphoesterase family protein, translated as MIDRVAVLSDIHGVLPALEAVLAEPDVAAAELIVLTGDIASGPQPVEVLDRLAALGDRARWVGGNGERELVEARAGKPSEFEVANWAAAQLRDDQVARLAALPPHLTLPVAGLGDVLFCHATPRDDEEVVLVDSRPERWAEVFAGLPAEVGTVVCGHTHMPYTRLVDRRLVVNPGSVGMPYGGAGAWWALLGPGVELRRTRFDVDAARAEVVAGSGFPEAAQWADEYLRGGYSDLDALTAFGPRDGR; from the coding sequence ATGATCGATCGGGTCGCCGTACTCTCCGACATCCACGGTGTGCTGCCGGCGCTGGAGGCCGTCCTGGCCGAGCCGGACGTGGCCGCCGCCGAGCTGATCGTGCTCACCGGTGACATCGCGTCCGGCCCGCAGCCGGTGGAGGTGCTGGACCGGCTCGCCGCGCTCGGCGACCGCGCCCGCTGGGTGGGCGGGAACGGCGAGCGGGAGCTGGTCGAGGCGCGGGCCGGGAAGCCGTCGGAGTTCGAGGTCGCCAACTGGGCCGCCGCGCAGCTCCGGGACGACCAGGTGGCCCGGCTGGCCGCGCTGCCGCCGCACCTCACGCTGCCGGTGGCCGGGCTCGGCGACGTGCTGTTCTGCCACGCCACGCCCCGCGACGACGAGGAGGTCGTGCTCGTCGACTCGCGGCCGGAACGCTGGGCCGAGGTCTTCGCCGGCCTGCCGGCCGAGGTCGGCACCGTGGTCTGCGGGCACACCCACATGCCGTACACCCGGTTGGTCGACCGTCGCCTGGTGGTCAACCCGGGCAGTGTCGGCATGCCGTACGGGGGCGCGGGCGCCTGGTGGGCGCTGCTCGGTCCCGGGGTGGAGCTGCGCCGCACCCGGTTCGACGTGGACGCCGCCCGCGCCGAGGTGGTCGCCGGGTCCGGCTTCCCGGAGGCGGCGCAGTGGGCCGACGAGTACCTGCGCGGCGGATACTCCGACCTGGACGCGCTCACCGCCTTCGGTCCCCGGGACGGTCGCTGA
- a CDS encoding TlpA family protein disulfide reductase, which yields MTRRLAYLLVPLLLAAAGCTATAEEPAGPASATRAERPSPFADCAPLTVAPASAAPSPAGRPGDPLPDLALNCFTGGAPVKLRDVKGPAVINVWASWCPPCRKELPAFQRLSDRADGRFQVIGVNSRDSRGGAQSLGEDFGIDFPMLLDQGDAFERALERSAFPLTVLVDSDGRIRHVDGTGALDDARLAALVRTHLGVRV from the coding sequence GTGACCCGCCGGCTCGCGTACCTGCTCGTCCCGCTGCTGCTGGCGGCGGCGGGCTGCACCGCCACCGCCGAGGAGCCGGCCGGCCCGGCGTCGGCCACCCGCGCGGAACGCCCCTCGCCGTTCGCCGACTGCGCCCCGCTGACCGTGGCGCCGGCCTCGGCCGCGCCGTCGCCGGCCGGCAGGCCCGGTGATCCACTGCCCGACCTGGCGCTCAACTGCTTCACCGGCGGCGCGCCGGTGAAGCTCCGCGACGTGAAGGGCCCCGCCGTGATCAACGTGTGGGCGTCCTGGTGCCCGCCCTGCCGCAAGGAGCTGCCCGCGTTCCAGCGGCTCAGTGACCGCGCCGACGGCCGGTTCCAGGTGATCGGCGTGAACAGCCGGGACAGCCGCGGCGGCGCGCAGTCTCTCGGCGAGGACTTCGGCATCGACTTCCCGATGCTGCTCGACCAGGGCGACGCGTTCGAGCGCGCGCTCGAACGCAGCGCGTTCCCGCTGACCGTCCTGGTCGACTCCGACGGCCGGATCCGGCACGTCGACGGCACCGGCGCGCTCGACGACGCCCGCCTCGCCGCGCTCGTCCGGACGCATCTCGGGGTGCGGGTGTGA
- a CDS encoding CapA family protein → MYASARSVPRPRRTAGPGPRLAGPGPHLAGPVPRRAVPGPRLAALAALFAVLLVAGCSDSGGGDGPLWQTGQGGGSTGSAGPASGDQPAASGESTEPSISLTATGDVIMGNAPNRLPPNGGKGFFDDVKSALKGDLVMGNLEEPLTDDTGAGKCGPNPQNCYQFRAPPGYAAHLRSAGFQLLNQANNHGNDYGQQGYENTQSALEAHGLKHTGAPGEITVVDVKGVKVAVVGFSSYPWSNSLIDLNAAKQVIEMAKGMATLVVVQVHMGAEGADKTRVKPGTEMYVGENRGDPMRFARTVIDAGADLVIGHGPHVLRGLEFYQGKLIAYSLGNFAGGGKSLQSAGRLGWGGVLKVSLTAEGRFVGGTFTSTVMNGVGRPSVDRQDRGLGLVREVTRADFPDTGAKLDASGKISAPAGG, encoded by the coding sequence ATGTACGCTTCCGCCCGCTCTGTGCCCCGTCCCCGCCGCACCGCCGGCCCCGGCCCGCGCCTCGCCGGCCCCGGCCCGCACCTCGCCGGTCCCGTACCGCGCCGTGCCGTCCCCGGCCCGCGCCTCGCCGCGCTGGCCGCGCTCTTCGCGGTCCTGCTCGTCGCCGGCTGCTCGGACTCCGGCGGCGGCGACGGCCCGCTCTGGCAGACCGGGCAGGGCGGCGGCTCGACCGGGTCGGCCGGGCCCGCGTCCGGCGACCAGCCGGCCGCGTCCGGCGAATCGACCGAGCCGTCGATCTCGCTGACCGCGACCGGTGACGTGATCATGGGGAACGCGCCGAACCGGCTGCCGCCCAACGGCGGCAAGGGCTTCTTCGACGACGTGAAGTCCGCGCTCAAGGGTGACCTGGTGATGGGCAACCTGGAGGAGCCGCTCACCGACGACACCGGCGCCGGCAAGTGCGGCCCGAACCCGCAGAACTGCTACCAGTTCCGGGCGCCGCCCGGCTACGCCGCGCACCTGCGCTCGGCCGGGTTCCAGCTACTCAACCAGGCCAACAACCACGGCAACGACTACGGCCAGCAGGGCTACGAGAACACCCAGTCGGCGCTGGAGGCGCACGGCCTCAAGCACACCGGTGCGCCCGGCGAGATCACCGTGGTCGACGTCAAGGGCGTCAAGGTGGCAGTGGTCGGCTTCTCGTCGTACCCCTGGTCGAACAGCCTGATCGACCTGAACGCCGCCAAGCAGGTCATCGAGATGGCCAAGGGGATGGCCACGCTCGTGGTGGTGCAGGTGCACATGGGCGCCGAGGGCGCGGACAAGACCCGGGTCAAGCCCGGCACCGAGATGTACGTCGGGGAGAACCGGGGCGACCCGATGCGCTTCGCCCGTACCGTGATCGACGCCGGCGCGGACCTGGTGATCGGGCACGGCCCGCACGTGCTGCGGGGCCTGGAGTTCTACCAGGGCAAGCTGATCGCCTACAGCCTGGGCAACTTCGCCGGCGGCGGGAAGTCGTTGCAGAGCGCCGGCCGGCTCGGCTGGGGCGGCGTGCTCAAGGTGTCGCTCACCGCCGAGGGCCGGTTCGTCGGCGGCACGTTCACCTCGACCGTGATGAACGGCGTCGGCCGGCCCTCCGTCGACCGGCAGGACCGCGGCCTCGGGCTGGTGCGCGAGGTGACCCGGGCGGACTTCCCGGACACCGGCGCGAAGCTCGACGCGAGCGGGAAGATCAGCGCCCCGGCAGGTGGCTGA
- a CDS encoding class I SAM-dependent methyltransferase, with protein MSRADAATRRQPFAAHPLRRYAFAWSALAGRTGRHLDLGCGPGDFLAVLHEHGTVTCEGADPHPGYLAGLAARHPDLPLHRLRVGRPLPFADGRFDSVSLLDVLEHVPDEAALLAETHRVLAPGGLLVLTVPRRHVFSFLDPDNAKFDFPRLHRWIYSWRFGSRVWHSRFADLSDDLRGDMSVGRDRHTNYRTADLLDLLRAAGFTPTTVTGANLFWRWLQIPALLTGGPVRRLLERGIHLDGRLFRAANLFVAARRRP; from the coding sequence GTGAGCCGGGCCGACGCGGCGACCCGCCGGCAGCCCTTCGCCGCCCATCCCCTGCGGCGCTACGCGTTCGCCTGGTCGGCGCTGGCCGGCCGCACCGGCCGGCACCTCGACCTGGGCTGCGGCCCCGGGGACTTCCTCGCCGTGCTGCACGAGCACGGCACCGTGACCTGCGAGGGCGCCGACCCGCACCCGGGCTACCTGGCCGGCCTGGCCGCCCGTCACCCCGACCTGCCGCTGCACCGGCTGCGGGTCGGTCGACCGCTGCCGTTCGCCGACGGCCGCTTCGACTCGGTCAGCCTGCTCGACGTGCTGGAGCACGTGCCCGACGAGGCCGCGCTGCTCGCCGAGACGCACCGGGTGCTCGCCCCCGGTGGGCTGCTGGTGCTCACCGTGCCGCGCCGGCACGTCTTCAGCTTCCTCGACCCCGACAACGCGAAGTTCGACTTCCCCCGGCTGCACCGTTGGATCTACTCGTGGCGCTTCGGGTCGCGGGTGTGGCACAGCCGGTTCGCCGACCTCTCCGACGACCTGCGCGGGGACATGTCGGTCGGCCGGGACCGGCACACCAACTACCGCACCGCCGACCTGCTCGACCTGCTGCGCGCGGCGGGCTTCACGCCGACCACGGTGACCGGCGCCAACCTGTTCTGGCGGTGGTTGCAGATCCCGGCGCTGCTCACCGGCGGCCCGGTACGCCGCCTGCTGGAGCGCGGCATCCACCTCGACGGCCGGCTGTTCCGCGCGGCCAACCTCTTCGTCGCCGCCCGGCGGCGTCCGTGA
- a CDS encoding Crp/Fnr family transcriptional regulator has protein sequence MDEVLARSGIFQGVDPEAAEALAKEMETIEVRKGEVVFNEGEPGDSLYILLSGKIKVGRRAADGRQNLIAVMGPSDMVGELSLFDPGPRTATATAVTDTRLVRLRKQALRPWLNNRPEIAEQLLRVLARRLRRTNDSLADLIFTDVPGRVAKNLLQMAGRFGTRDGGVLRVTHDLTQEEIAQLVGASRETVNKALADFASRGWLRLDGKSIIILDPERLARRARV, from the coding sequence ATGGACGAGGTACTGGCCCGCAGCGGGATCTTCCAGGGTGTCGACCCGGAGGCTGCCGAGGCGCTCGCCAAGGAGATGGAGACGATCGAGGTCCGCAAGGGCGAGGTCGTCTTCAACGAGGGCGAGCCCGGTGACAGTCTCTACATCCTCCTGTCCGGCAAGATCAAGGTGGGTCGCCGCGCGGCGGACGGCCGGCAGAACCTGATCGCCGTGATGGGCCCGTCGGACATGGTCGGCGAGTTGTCGCTGTTCGACCCCGGCCCGCGGACGGCGACCGCCACGGCGGTCACCGACACCCGGCTGGTCCGACTCCGCAAGCAGGCCCTGCGTCCGTGGCTGAACAACCGGCCCGAGATCGCCGAGCAGTTGCTGCGGGTGCTGGCCCGCCGGCTGCGCCGGACCAACGACTCGCTCGCCGACCTGATCTTCACCGACGTGCCCGGCCGGGTCGCCAAGAACCTGCTCCAGATGGCCGGCCGGTTCGGCACCCGGGACGGCGGCGTGCTGCGGGTCACCCACGACCTCACCCAGGAGGAGATCGCCCAGCTCGTCGGCGCCTCCCGGGAGACCGTCAACAAGGCCCTGGCCGACTTCGCCTCGCGCGGCTGGCTGCGACTGGACGGCAAGAGCATCATCATCCTCGACCCGGAGCGCCTGGCCCGCCGCGCGCGGGTCTGA